The following coding sequences lie in one Rutidosis leptorrhynchoides isolate AG116_Rl617_1_P2 chromosome 6, CSIRO_AGI_Rlap_v1, whole genome shotgun sequence genomic window:
- the LOC139854927 gene encoding putative glucan endo-1,3-beta-glucosidase GVI, producing MASVLSFINLCVLLVHLNILVDAGGIGLNYGLLGNNLPSPPQVIELVKSRNIEKIRLFNPDHNVLEALRNSRIQVVLGTLNADIPNLANDPGFARTWVQDNIVAFATNVNFICISVGNEVQGDTLRNYVPNAIKNLDAAVKATGYKVPVTTTIGTYLLSSSYPPSTGDFVGDNKAAMQDILSYLSNNGYPILATVYPYFPYTSQPAQISISYALGNSSEVFVRDGDKQYTALLVAMTDAIYAAMEKNNGGSVEIIVCESGWPSKGNGGFTSIELAQTYNQNLVTRISNHGTPRKPGSRLEVYIFAIFNENQKPGEAEQNFGLYYPDMTEVYHIDF from the exons ATGGCTTCGGTTctatctttcatcaacttgtgtgTTCTCTTGGTTCATCTTAATATTCTTGTTG ATGCTGGTGGCATTGGATTGAACTACGGATTATTGGGAAACAACCTTCCATCTCCACCACAAGTGATAGAACTTGTAAAATCAAGAAACATTGAAAAAATTCGTCTGTTTAATCCAGATCACAACGTTCTTGAAGCGTTAAGAAACTCGCGAATTCAAGTTGTTCTCGGCACATTAAATGCCGATATCCCAAATCTAGCAAACGACCCCGGCTTCGCTAGAACATGGGTCCAAGACAACATTGTCGCATTCGCAACAAATGTCAACTTTATTTGCATTTCGGTTGGTAACGAAGTCCAAGGCGATACTCTAAGAAACTACGTCCCCAACGCGATCAAGAATCTTGATGCAGCCGTAAAAGCCACTGGTTATAAAGTCCCCGTGACTACAACTATCGGCACGTACTTATTATCTTCCTCATATCCTCCATCAACAGGGGATTTTGTAGGGGACAACAAAGCAGCCATGCAAGATATATTGAGTTATTTAAGCAATAATGGTTACCCTATTTTGGCAACAGTGTACCCTTATTTCCCATACACTAGTCAACCTGCTCAAATCTCGATATCGTACGCGTTAGGAAACTCTAGTGAAGTTTTCGTACGCGACGGAGATAAACAATACACTGCATTACTTGTTGCAATGACAGACGCAATTTATGCGGCAATGGAGAAAAACAATGGAGGGTCTGTTGAGATTATTGTTTGTGAGAGCGGGTGGCCGTCGAAAGGTAATGGTGGTTTTACGTCTATCGAATTGGCACAAACGTATAATCAAAATCTTGTGACGCGAATTTCGAATCATGGTACACCGAGGAAACCAGGAAGTAGATTAGAGGTATATATTTTTGCGATTTTTAACGAGAATCAAAAGCCGGGAGAAGCTGAACAAAATTTTGGATTGTATTATCCGGATATGACGGAAGTGTATCATATTGATTTTTAG